The following coding sequences are from one Ornithodoros turicata isolate Travis chromosome 1, ASM3712646v1, whole genome shotgun sequence window:
- the LOC135396888 gene encoding piwi-like protein 1: MPQYCVYQYHVDFAPNVESSRMRRAMIGDHKEKFGKCYVFDGMSDLKTPTRLELKLTELFSRRRSDGAMVCIKIKRVQELAPNNPDLLRLFNTQMRRNLEHLDFVQINRHYFDKCAVSSIPQHGLELWQGLVTAIGQHETGVMMVTDTVHKVLRRDSVLDLLVQIMDTGRSNYRDDAIKKVTGAIVMTPYNNKTYRVDDIDWGKNPRSTFDTKEGTKSFVDYYKAQYEKDIRDLNQPLLVCRPKEKDLRAGRTQNIYLVPELCVMTGLTDEMRSNVNVMREFRSRKRE, encoded by the coding sequence ATGCCGCAGTACTGTGTTTACCAGTACCACGTGGATTTCGCCCCCAACGTTGAGTCGAGTCGCATGCGGAGAGCAATGATTGGAGACCACAAGGAGAAGTTCGGCAAGTGTTACGTGTTTGATGGCATGTCTGATCTCAAGACCCCAACGAGGTTAGAGCTCAAGTTGACTGAACTGTTCTCCAGACGCCGGAGCGACGGGGCGATGGTTTGCATCAAGATCAAACGTGTTCAAGAGCTCGCGCCGAATAATCCTGACTTGTTGAGGCTGTTCAACACACAGATGAGGCGCAACTTAGAACATCTGGACTTCGTCCAGATCAACAGACACTACTTTGACAAATGCGCCGTTTCCTCAATACCACAGCACGGTTTGGAACTTTGGCAAGGCCTTGTTACGGCTATCGGACAGCATGAGACAGGAGTCATGATGGTGACCGATACAGTTCATAAGGTACTGCGAAGAGACAGCGTACTTGACCTTCTGGTTCAAATCATGGACACGGGAAGGAGCAACTACAGAGATGACGCCATCAAGAAAGTAACCGGTGCAATTGTCATGACTCCGTACAATAACAAGACTTACCGTGTTGACGACATTGATTGGGGTAAGAACCCGAGGAGCACCTTCGACACAAAGGAAGGCACAAAGTCATTCGTGGATTACTACAAGGCACAGTACGAGAAAGACATCAGAGATCTTAACCAACCTCTACTGGTTTGTCGGCCAAAGGAGAAGGACCTCAGGGCCGGCCGAACGCAGAACATTTACTTGGTACCCGAACTTTGCGTGATGACCGGGCTCACGGACGAGATGCGATCCAATGTTAATGTTATGCGTGAGTTCCGATCGAGAAAAAGAGAATAG